TTGTAAGGATGAAAttagctgctgcagctgcttgaTGATAATGAGTCTATTTAGGTAGGCTGCCAGGCATGGGAGGGCCCCCTACTAATCTTGTTTAAAAAGCAACATTATGGGTTTTCTCTAAAGGGAAATAGACCACTTTTATGAGGGTAGATGCTTGATTAGAATGTAGACACTTGTGTAGTGCACACTTGATATGGATAAATCTTTTGTTATTATAATGGATGGAAAAGAAGGTGGAAGCTAAAATGTGGTACTGTCTATCACGTGTTGCACTTATGTGTGTGCTTAGTGTCTGTGTAGGGcctattttttctctctgaaaggGGCAAATCTGTCAAACCCAACTGCCAAAACTGCCGGACCCTGTAAGACCTGTtctggttgccatggcaacaaccTCCTTATCGTTAGTGAGGGGGGTATGAAGGGTGTGTTCGtgagctctccctctctctctttttcgtTGCTGTTTTACAAGCCTCCTGCTGCAGTGCGCCTAAACATACCACACAGTGGATGCTTGTTACTAATTTGTGTATTGTTATAATAtaaacccccaaaaaaacatcacagtgaGTGTGCACACATGGGAGGGAATTAAATCTCAAAGCTTAGCTGCCACACTCGACCTGTTCTGTTTAGCTTACAAAAGCACATTTGTAGAAGTCACAACAAATATAAAAGTGGAGGGGGAAGGAAAATATTACCAATGAGATACTGACATTCAGTCGGTCTTTTCAGCACGTGGATGCTGAGACAAAGACTTGTTGGCTGAAATGGTACTAACAATGTGGCGCCTTACTCCCTCTGGTGGCTCATTTGTTAACTTCACCCTGCAGTGTGCATCAGAATTAGCTGAGGTCCTTCAGTGGAGTCCACCTTTTTgactcctcttctcctctctacTAATTTCCTCCATCTACTGCATGCTCATctgtctcctttctttctcccaccTCTTTTACCTGATCTAACAGGTGATCCGTGCCCTCCCCGGTGTCCTAGCAGGCAGGCATGGCAGACGGTCAGCAGCCAGAGGAGCACTGGGCCTCCAATGGGCAAGAGAATGGGGAGAATGGCTACTCCGCCTACAGCTCTGCCTACAGGGAGAATGGATACCATGGTGGGGCAGCTGCACATCCTGGGACAACAGGTAGGAACATGGACATGGTGTGCCAGCGATCTTGTGCATGCATATGCGTGCAGTACTGACTTAATGACATTGATTGTCCTGCCCAACCACAGATAGATCTGCAGCTGTGGGTAAATGTGATTTCATTGTGCCAGGAGAGGACAATCAATCCTCAAAAGGCACTTGAGCAGATTTCACATTTGAATGAGTGCTGAACATCTAAACATCAACAATCTGCTGTAGCAGTTCTCACAAAAGTAGAAAGGACCATTGGTCATATGGTTGTGGGTTTAATCACTCAAgtaattaaatataaagcaCATAGAAGACTTTTTAGGCCTTTCTAAAAGTAGACCTGAAAGCTTGATGATTACTGGTTGGAAATATTCCAAGGATTGCCAGAGAGTGCAATCACATTTTAAGAATGAGAggtttttcatttaataaagttttatttataccTACTTCCTGGATTTCTTCCACACTGGGAAAATGTCTTCCCCTCAGTCCCAATTTTAGTTTCATCAAGCTGAATACATACCCTACCTTACGCTAAATCTGATAAGTACACCATCCTCTCGAGCTATCGATAGCATCCAGGATTTTTTGGATATACTATCTCATGTAAAAACACTCCCAGCTATAAATTGTGGCAATGTTTTTTGGTATTGTATTATAACTTTTCTTGGTATAAGCTgataggaaagacagaaaagagaaaaggtaagGGCAGTGACACAAGTGTAAAAATAGATGACGAGAAAGATACAGACAGCGGAGGATAAGAAAAGTATAATGAGAGACAAATCAAGTGAAGAGAGGAAAGgtgcaaaagaaaagaaaagatgaaaaatgaatacGATAGGAAAGATGATTAACAATTTGGCGAGTAACTTTTCATGTCAGGCTTAAAGGTCCAGACACATTTTGACTATGTGTATGTCATCTTTCCACCTCTATTGTTTTTCACAGTGATTTAAGTGTAAATATTAAATTCCTCAATGTGTTTCTGACCATTGTAACACCGTCTGAGGTAAGTTGGTGCTCTATCTGCACTCATCTGCAATGGAGAGTAAACAAAAAGGCTGAGCTAGCCTCTAATGAAATCCCAGAAGAGCATGAAATTTGCACTCTGCATCTACAactcatcaaacacacacaaacacaaccagcTTAGTTTCAAATTCAAAGGGAGGCCTCCCACAGAGTTAAGGTCAGATGAGTTATTAGTTTTTCATTTCCACCCATCCATGTCTTGTCTTCCcggtgtgtgtctctctctctctctctctctctctctctccctttcgcAGTGGATGACTCAGCCAATTtgcctccctcccctcccccctctccatCCGCTGAGCAGATTGGGCCTGTGGCACAAGGTACACACACTAATAACCACTCAGACCACCCAGGATGAGAGCGTGAATGGTGGTGAGAGTGACAAAAATTTCTCTAAAAGATGACACCTAACACAGTCTTGAGGGTTTCCGGAGATCTTTCTTGAAACATGTCAAccactcctcctctttcttctggTCCCTTAGTTTTTAATTTCGAGGTGCTTTATCCCCTTGCATCGTCATATCACTTTCAACGTGTCTGCCGCATGTGCCAcactgtcctgtcctgtacaCGCTTCtgtctatcttatcgatattaGTTCAATAGTAGTTTTCTAACACACAGCAGAATGTTATTGAATTCAACCCTGGATACTAGAGTTAGACGCCAACACAAATATCTCTCCTCCCTTTAGGCGAGTACATAACCTGCCACTGGAGCCCTTCATCTCATTAGTCTGCTTTCCCCTCTCAGcgtcttctctcttcctttcctcattttgtCTATTGATTTCCTCCAGGAGTAAATCACAGATTTGCTTTCAGCTCTTTACGCACAGAGAACAGCACAGGCTGTTTTCTAATCATGTCCTTCTTGCATGTGGCATGCAATCACTTTTAGATTTTCACACTGCATGGAAAGCTCATACTCAACTTTATACTTATAGTTACTTATTTGTGTAATACAGACTTACATTTAATATGTTATCATAAGCAGTTCTACTTGAATGCAGATAAATAATGTTCATTATATCATAAATTAGTTTGGAGTAAATATatgttgttaaatgaataaataacaatataataataaaaacaatgataaaacatataaaatgattattagGCATTTTAAGTTATATTGCTAAATATCTGAAAACTCTATCAGCGCACAGGTGATAGAAGGCTTGTTGATTGCATCCCATGCATCTTCATCAGAGGTAAAAGTGTCTTGTTAACCCATGTTATCCCATATTTGTTGTCCTTCATGTCTCATCCATGTGTCTCCCTTCCCCTGCTCAAGAAGATAAAGTAGAGGTTGTCAGTGCTTTCTCTGTGGAGGAGCAAcagcaggatgaggaggaggctCCAGAGGAGCCCGACAGTTACCAGGAGGAAGTGACATATGAGCAGCCAGGAGACTTGCTCTTAGAGCAGACAGATTGTGTAACAGAGCCCCAGGCTTTGGGCTTCCAGCAAGCCCAGACACCTGAGGTCCTCAATGGAGGAAGTCATCAAAGTGAACACAGCACGTCacaaaaaggtgtgtgtggttttatgggtttatgagtgtgtgtgcatacaatTTGAGTGGGAGCAACTGAACACCTGTCTGTATGAGAGTGAATCTGAGTGAATGAGTCTGGTCATTACTTAATTTGCATGATCCTCTTGTGCTCAGTTATTGGGCACAAGGACATTTTGCTCTTGATTTCTTTAATGCGATGCAATACAGGCTTTGCTGTCAGCCTTCCTGCAGCTTTGTTGCTCTTATATCCTTAAGCTTCCGCTTCATTATATGAAGTTgccatgtgcagaatgatgttaCAGCATTTTGATTTTGTGCTTTTTCATGCAAAACATAACCATTTGCTTTTCATTGGAGTGACATTAGAATATCTGATCAACCATATTGCAGTCAATCATTTCTCCACATTTTGTATTGCCAGCTACATTGCAAATGCAAATATCACTGTCAAAACTGTCAAGCATTGTAGACATATGTGTGGCTAGAACTAATTGTTTACATATAATTTATGTAGATTTTGTCGGAACTGTGTTGCAATATGGTGTTTCTCAGTACACCCACATGTGTGGGTGCTCCATGAATCCAgatctgaatgtattttatgtctATTGTATATCACTTGCTTTGAGTTtcaatgttgttttcatttcatcccAAGACAAAGGATAACTCTGTTTTCCTATTGTTACTAAGATTACACTTTGGGCGTTACAATCCACCTTCATTGGACATATATCATCATCCTTATCTTCAAGGGTAATTGAATCAAGAAAATCAACctaatgcatttatttacacattttatccAGGCAAACAAGATTCATTCACATCTACAGTTTTCCTGTACTTGCAGTAGAAATTGGCACCATTAATAGTAACAGCACATCAAATAAAAGTATCTTTCTTTTAATGAGGACATCATTGGGTTGACCATTTTTG
The sequence above is drawn from the Scomber japonicus isolate fScoJap1 chromosome 24, fScoJap1.pri, whole genome shotgun sequence genome and encodes:
- the LOC128354021 gene encoding microtubule-associated protein 2-like; protein product: MADGQQPEEHWASNGQENGENGYSAYSSAYRENGYHGGAAAHPGTTVDDSANLPPSPPPSPSAEQIGPVAQDKVEVVSAFSVEEQQQDEEEAPEEPDSYQEEVTYEQPGDLLLEQTDCVTEPQALGFQQAQTPEVLNGGSHQSEHSTSQKDYTLGVTIHLHWTYIIILIFKGN